The following are encoded in a window of Maylandia zebra isolate NMK-2024a linkage group LG5, Mzebra_GT3a, whole genome shotgun sequence genomic DNA:
- the rem1 gene encoding GTP-binding protein REM 1, giving the protein MTLNTQREKEPLQRRGSTPVHPLYQQPPWIPSSTQPNPEQPRPQRNHPPLGQSASYHPGDKSLHYRAQWSSDSDDDSQSDSDCVYRVVLLGDHGVGKTSLAGIFAGITDKDEQPGEDTYERTLTVDGEETTLIVMDNWENDKLVSCQEGEDGPSHNDCLKVGSAYVIVYSVTDRSSFDSAAELRITLRRTRQAENLPIILVGNKSDLVRSREVAVEEGRACAVVFDCKFIETSASLQHNVTELFEGVVRQIRLRRDSTEAIQRRRSIYKRKESLTCKARRFLDRLVARNNQRMAVKVRSKSCHDLAVL; this is encoded by the exons ATGACCCTCAACACCCAGAGAGAGAAGGAGCCCCTCCAAAGGCGAGGCAGCACTCCAGTTCATCCCCTTTACCAGCAACCGCCTTGGATCCCCAGCAGCACCCAACCCAACCCAGAGCAGCCCCGTCCCCAGCGCAACCACCCCCCTCTGGGACAGTCAGCGTCCTACCACCCTGGAGACAAGTCCCTCCATTACCGTGCCCAGTGGAGTTCAGACTCTGATGATGACTCACAGAGTGATTCGGACTGTGTTTACAGAGTAGTGTTGCTTGGTGATCATGGAGTCGGAAAGACTAGCCTCGCAGGAATCTTTGCCGGGATAACAGACAAGGATGAACAACCTGGAG AAGACACATATGAGAGGACACTGACAGTAGATGGAGAGGAAACGACGCTCATCGTCATGGACAACTGGGAGAACGACAAACTG GTTTCCTGTCAGGAGGGGGAGGATGGCCCCTCTCACAATGACTGTCTGAAGGTGGGGAGTGCTTACGTCATCGTCTACTCGGTCACCGACCGCTCCAGCTTTGATTCTGCTGCTGAGCTCCGCATCACGCTCCGACGTACCCGCCAGGCCGAAAACCTTCCCATCATCCTCGTAGGAAACAAGAGTGACTTAGTCCGATCGAGAGAAGTTGCTGTGGAAG AGGGCCGAGCATGTGCAGTCGTGTTTGATTGCAAATTCATTGAGACGTCAGCGTCGCTTCAGCACAACGTGACCGAGCTATTTGAGGGCGTGGTCCGACAGATCCGCCTTCGTCGAGACAGCACCGAGGCCATTCAACGCAGGCGCTCCATTTATAAACGGAAAGAGAGCCTCACTTGTAAGGCCCGGCGCTTCCTGGACCGACTGGTGGCACGTAACAACCAGCGCATGGCAGTGAAAGTGCGGTCCAAGAGCTGCCACGACTTGGCCGTTCTGTGA